In a genomic window of Acropora muricata isolate sample 2 chromosome 2, ASM3666990v1, whole genome shotgun sequence:
- the LOC136909450 gene encoding uncharacterized protein: protein MGRRKFHGGQFSGEYQPAKKVKTKEEENEKRSNISFEGSSTDSSKPKDFLKAVNDLEKIEKLSHDCKRLTTENANLKRTIQTLRKSLIFLKRKNIDLIRENLSLKKRVTRKENYLKITSLKKKEITNKLRGAKSATTKLKNQLKEKLKVVNTKYSLADTFAHGKNGANQRTAMFMACIRYLQHACLLSSQKTPIAFHLIFNILFDCSPPANLVVSPTTLSDWNVLLGEADKLILLKRFRNSKYDFHIWSDDSNKGGEERHIVGVHTWCQETHKPRAYVLANSIVASGSGKHQSDVSNHVVHDTFSISNVSGLVGDNASTQKGKSNGLIANNSKAFGKEMFFVGCYPHILNIMLRRMCQAGFGAKGDMNNNHVLQLLYKISWLHHECPSQYKAMYVSLGILSKEPPLHSPLLTPGGHTTTRPFSGTSSMAKPVFSLLSAY from the exons ATGGGGCGAAGAAAATTTCACGGTGGACAGTTTTCTGGTGAATACCAGCCGGCgaagaaagtaaaaacaaaggaggaagaaaacgaaaagagGTCCAATATCAGCTTTGAAGGCTCATCGACAGACAGCTCTAAACCGAAAGATTTTCTTAAAGCTGTAAACGATCTAGAAAAGATCGAAAAACTGTCCCATGATTGTAAACGTTTGACTACAGAAAACGCAAACCTGAAGAGGACGATTCAGACACTCCGAAAAAGTTTGA tatttctgaaaagaaagaatatcGATTTGATAAGAGAGAATTTGAGTCTAAAAAAACGAgttacaagaaaggaaaattatttaaagatcacatcattgaagaaaaaagaaatcactaacAAACTGAGGGGTGCAAAATCTGCcacaacaaaactgaaaaaccaactgaaagaaaaactcaaAGTTGTTAATACCAAGTATTCCCTGGCAGACACATTTGCCCATGGGAAGAATGGAGCAAACCAGAGAACTGCAATGTTTATGGCCTGCATTCGATACTTACAGCATGCATGTCTTTTATCTAGTCAAAAGACACCAATTGCCTTTCATctaattttcaatattttatttgatTGTAGCCCTCCTGCAAATCTTGTTGTTTCCCCAACTACTTTGTCTGACTGGAATGTCCTCTTAGGAGAGGCAGACAAACTAATTCTACTGAAAAGATTTAGAAACAGCAAGTATGATTTTCACATCTGGAGTGATGATTCCAACAAAGGGGGGGAAGAAAGGCATATTGTAGGGGTACACACATGGTGTCAAGAAACACACAAACCAAGGGCATATGTCCTTGCAAATAGTATTGTAGCTTCTGGGTCAGGGAAACACCAATCAGACGTCAGTAATCATGTTGTTCATGACACTTTCAGCATTTCAAATGTCTCCGGCTTGGTCGGGGACAATGCCTCTACCCAAAAGGGTAAATCAAATGGCTTGATTGCCAACAACAGTAAAGCATTTGGGaaggaaatgttttttgtggGATGTTACCCCCACATTCTTAACATCATGTTGAGAAGAATGTGCCAAGCAGGGTTTGGGGCTAAGGGTGACATGAATAATAACCATGTGTTACAACTGTTATATAAGATATCCTGGCTCCACCATGAATGCCCAAGCCAGTACAAGGCAATGTATGTTTCACTTGGAATTTTAAGTAAAGAGCCACCCCTCCACAGTCCTTTATTGACACCAGGTGGACATACTACTACGAGACCCTTCAGTGGTACTTCAAGTATGGCAAAGCCTGTCTTCAGCTTGCTGAGCGCATACTAG